A single window of Colletes latitarsis isolate SP2378_abdomen chromosome 6, iyColLati1, whole genome shotgun sequence DNA harbors:
- the LOC143342342 gene encoding uncharacterized protein LOC143342342, with the protein MEIPNGRNFANCYMELCKQQRLRPLPVICVALPHNLDFTTDRVKMDDWNPILNSLSLDRSLKSISVRSRYQCRKPLEEINSEDKARTMGKAPVVLSRYLLEWLSHSVAQCVRNSPVLTSLELEGIPFPPDCMAVLCVGLSHTQTLHYLSFQRCYIGDGACELVCRTVADVPSVRSLNLSSCDLTSKCGPALAAALSRQKLLLYHDTWKQSLRYQEPNIEAMPGLRRLTLNDNPQLGDTVAIELIEAIRDSLWLKALDMQRCGLSDKIATDLLELLDYNTTLMVLDVRQNANLNEELVKELIKRLERNNVDAKSEYRWLGLPEQNRRVVSAGGKKRTENENKTLARPRSAVTEYAKRPHQAPLRKGVGQMTDAARLKARPHVPPYPHARPQQRQQEQHQSKQKMSLHLDLQSHIQPVMGEGTANTKCSRTYDDSFQRETDRTSSKNADSTKVDATTQITDLEIDDPVRTQIVLSQLAEAKAEHDRLVETTRRSSLLLAAERGRREEVEAKLTAMRNNLTELETALKEKEQETNGFLLLSQQSLDVICSSFDRLLEMLDSVTRNPYTSRREITEAAIVQADIKERVASVIRQTKSENLSRGFVVDVDDYDSIRYTEPIKKFAKSESDVRSTLPPISTMHLERNIGDSPDVDSPALVNRILRHEANKDSVSPRERARALFAQIVHGDSMFDFCSHVD; encoded by the coding sequence ATGGAGATCCCAAACGGCAGAAACTTCGCCAACTGTTACATGGAACTGTGCAAGCAACAGCGACTTCGTCCCCTGCCGGTGATCTGCGTGGCTCTGCCCCACAACTTGGACTTCACCACCGACAGAGTGAAAATGGACGACTGGAATCCGATATTGAATTCCCTGTCCCTCGATCGTAGCCTGAAGTCGATCAGCGTTCGCAGTAGGTACCAGTGTCGCAAACCGTTGGAGGAAATAAATTCCGAGGACAAAGCCAGGACAATGGGCAAAGCACCCGTAGTGTTGTCCCGTTATCTCCTCGAGTGGTTATCGCACAGCGTCGCCCAGTGCGTCAGAAACTCTCCAGTTCTAACGAGCCTCGAACTGGAAGGCATACCGTTCCCTCCCGATTGCATGGCGGTGCTTTGCGTCGGTTTGTCGCATACTCAGACGCTTCATTACTTGTCCTTTCAACGCTGCTACATCGGGGACGGTGCCTGCGAGCTGGTGTGTCGCACAGTAGCGGACGTTCCAAGCGTCAGGTCGCTGAACCTCAGTTCCTGCGATCTGACGTCGAAATGCGGACCAGCCTTGGCAGCGGCGCTCTCCAGACAGAAACTGTTGCTCTACCACGACACTTGGAAGCAATCGTTGAGATACCAGGAGCCAAACATCGAAGCTATGCCAGGATTGCGTCGTTTGACGCTGAATGACAATCCTCAATTAGGCGACACGGTGGCGATAGAGCTGATCGAAGCGATAAGAGACAGCCTCTGGCTGAAGGCTCTGGACATGCAGCGTTGCGGGCTCTCCGACAAGATCGCTACCGACCTCCTGGAACTGTTGGACTACAACACCACGCTGATGGTTCTGGACGTCAGGCAGAACGCGAATCTGAACGAGGAGCTGGTGAAGGAGTTGATCAAGAGGCTGGAACGCAACAACGTGGACGCCAAGTCCGAGTACAGGTGGCTCGGTCTGCCCGAGCAGAATCGAAGGGTAGTTTCGGCAGGTGGTAAAAAGAGGACGGAGAACGAGAACAAAACACTGGCTAGGCCGCGTAGCGCCGTGACAGAGTACGCTAaaagacctcatcaggctcctttgaGGAAAGGAGTTGGTCAGATGACCGACGCTGCAAGATTGAAAGCGAGACCTCACGTTCCACCGTATCCTCACGCGCGTCCTCAGCAACGACAGCAGGAGCAACATCAGTCCAAGCAGAAAATGTCCCTGCATCTCGACCTGCAGTCTCATATTCAGCCGGTGATGGGCGAGGGGACCGCGAACACCAAATGCAGTCGCACCTACGACGACAGTTTTCAGAGAGAAACCGACAGGACCTCGTCGAAGAACGCGGACTCTACGAAAGTCGACGCCACGACGCAAATAACGGATCTAGAGATCGATGATCCGGTCAGAACTCAGATAGTTTTGAGCCAATTGGCGGAGGCCAAGGCGGAACACGATCGTCTCGTCGAGACGACCAGGCGCAGTAGCCTTTTACTAGCTGCTGAAAGAGGTCGTCGAGAAGAGGTCGAGGCGAAATTGACCGCCATGAGAAACAATTTGACAGAATTGGAGACAGCTTTGAAAGAAAAGGAGCAGGAGACCAACGGCTTTTTGCTGCTCAGCCAGCAGTCTCTGGACGTGATTTGCAGTTCGTTCGATCGCCTTTTGGAGATGTTGGACAGCGTCACGAGGAATCCGTACACCAGCAGAAGGGAGATAACCGAGGCGGCCATTGTCCAGGCGGACATAAAGGAACGGGTCGCCTCCGTAATCCGGCAGACGAAGTCCGAGAATCTGAGCAGAGGATTTGTCGTGGACGTGGACGATTACGATTCGATTAGGTACACGGAACCGATCAAAAAGTTCGCCAAGTCGGAGAGCGACGTCAGGTCGACGCTGCCGCCGATATCGACGATGCACTTGGAGAGGAACATCGGGGACAGCCCGGACGTCGACTCGCCCGCGTTGGTCAACAGAATTCTGCGCCACGAAGCAAACAAAGATTCGGTATCCCCCAGAGAGCGTGCCAGGGCGCTGTTCGCCCAGATCGTTCACGGGGACTCTATGTTCGATTTTTGCAGCCACGTGGATTAA